TAGATagaatagtattattatatcatgaaatgggtaagtttttatattttgagtattgttattaataatgttaCATTGAAATCAAATCTCATGACAATTTCTCTTCAGGTATGAATAAAAAGGATCTTGAAACGTTACCTCCCGGTGTATCATTAGTATTAAAAGATGTAATGCACAGATGTAGAGAGCGACCTCCATCAAATTGGCCAATGCAGGCATATGAATTAGTGGACCGCCAAGACTTGGCTGCGTTAGACAAACATATACAGTCTTCTGCATCAAATCAACATATGGAAAATGAAGGAAAAAATTATTCTATCAAAGATCCTGAACAAGATGATGGCATGGAATTTGATGATGCTGtatgttattatatttgtatttaacattttattagttgcatatattaattatcattttttcaaggTACTGAAATTAAGATTCAATAAAGATCACAGAATAGCAGAAGTgcgaaaacttctaaattcatcAAAACCAGTGAGAATAGCAATAGTACAAAGGCCAGATGTAAGCGATCATGAATTCATAGAAGAACAGGAGAAACATTTGCATGCACTATGTACGAGAACAATGGCACTTCCAGTAGCTAGAGGGATGTTTACGCTCAGAACTTCAACTCCTATTATCACGGAACAACTACCAATCCCACGGCTTTGTTTAACTGGTACAGATAAAATGTTACTTATATTGATCAAATTGTTTGacagttataaaatattgttattacacACACAGGAAAAGCACCTCCTCGCGGAACTACTATAGAATTAGCTCATATAGATGTTCCCCCAAACATGAATTTATGGCCATTATTTCATAATGGTGTAGCTGCGGGTCTTCGTATTCATCCGGATGCGTCGAATATCGATTCAACATGGATAGTATACAATAAGCAACAGCAAGGCGAGTTTGGCATTGAACATTCAGGTTTCTTGATGGCTCTTGGTTTAAATGGACACCTAAAAAATTTAGCGCCTCTTAGTATGTATGAATATTTAGTTGAATGCCACGAAGCTACTAGCGTTGGTCTTCTCTTGGGATTGTCGGCAACTCATCGTGGTACAATGAATGTTTCGATGACCAAACTTTTATCTCTACACGTGGAAACATTGTTACCGCCAACAAGCATTGAATTAAATGTTCAACAAAATGTTCAAGTTGCTGCGTTAATGGGAGTTGGGTTAGTGTATCAAGGAACTGCTCATAGACACATTTCCCATgctttattatcagaaattggTAACTATTCaataacatattataattattaattagttttccACTATATTCTTATATCTAAATTATTCATATCTAGGTAGACCACCAGGcccagaaatgaaaaattgtgtGGATCGAGAATCATATTCTTTAGCAGCAGGTTTAGCATTAGGTTTAGTGGTCTTAAGATGTGGAAGTGGATCCGATTTAGCTAACATACCAGATACCTTACATTATTACATGGTTGGTGGACACGTTAGACCTTTTACCGGTGCACAAAAAGATAAATATAAATCACCTAGGTAgacatatttctatattctggTATAAaagtttctacaatttttgATTCTTTTTCTATTCTTCCCATTTTACAATTGCAGTTATCAAATAAGAGAAGGTGATTCGATAAATATTGATGTAACAAGTCCAGGAGCTACCATAGCTTTAGGTCTTATGTATTTTAATACGGGAAATCGAGCAGTGGCTGAGTGGATGCAAGCTCCTGATAcccaatatttattagattttgTACGACCTGATTTCTTGTTACTGCGAATATTAGCGAAGTCACTTATCCTTTGGGATGAAATTGAACCAACGAAATCTTGGGTTTCTAGTCATGTTCCTAATATCGTTTACAAATACAGATTACAAAAACCAACTTCTGAGATAGCGCAAAGCGTGGATTTGGAAACCATGAAGTTAGTACATAGAatctatataatataataattattactttcaatactaatcaatgttaattaatttacagCCAGGCTTATTGTAACATAATTGCGGGTGCCTGTATGGCTTTAGGTTTGAAGTATGCTGGCACTGCTAATAAGAATGCTTTTAAAACTTTGTATAATTATGCTCAGATGTTTACGGCATTGTCCCATAAAACTATTGCTGAATTAGCTGGAAAATCAACCATTGAAACTTGTTTAAATGTTACTTTACTTTCGGCTGCTGTTGTAATGGCAGGAACGGGTAACTTGGAGGtacatttaataattgtattatttaatactttCATATGTTCTTTGAATACATTATTTATCTTCTGATTGTATAGATTATGAGAATATGTCGACACATAAGAACTCGTGTAGGACCAGCAAGCAGTGTAGTTACATATGGATCTCATTTAGCAACGCACATGGCTCTCGGTCTTCTTTTTCTTGGAGGAGGAAAGTACACACTTTCTAACAGCCCCAGTGCAGTAGCTGCTCTTATAATTTCtcttttcccaaaattcccgacACACAGTAATGATAATAGGTTAGTGCcgattcaatttatttatataaaattatttacagtattatttatattgcgataatttatttaattgatcGTTTGTAGATATCATTTACAGGCATTACGACATCTGTATGTATTAGCTGCTGAACCACGCGTAATCTTACCCAGAGACATTGACAGTGGTCAGTATTGCTATGCGATGGTACATCTAACTTTTGCATCAGAAAAAGAAGCTGAGGGACAAGATGTAGTACTTCAAGCGCCGTGTTTACTACCACAATTGTGCAACATTAACAAACTTGAACTAAAAGATGATCGATATTGGGAAATCGTTTTTGAAAAAAATCACAATTGGCAACAGTTAGAAAGTGTGCTTAAAAATTGCGAACCCTTAAGTGTTAAACAGAGAGCTGGCTGTTTACCGTACATAGAGGATCCTCATGTAATCATTATTAATACATTatagaaaataatgtaatataaattaaatcgactaatatttattattgttcattTTAGGGTTTCAGAAGTTTAATCGCCCAAACATTAACAACAGAAAATGTTATTGCATGGGCTGCCCGCCCGGAATGTGTAACCTCGTTCACAAACGATAAAACTGTTTTAAATATAGTGAAATATTTCTTACAATGGcctaaaaaagaaaagattaaaactgaaaataaattaaaaatgcaatcTCATGGTAGTTTAGGTAAAAGCAGTTCTGGCTATTTGACTCAAAGCTTAAGCGATACATCTGAAAAAATAAGTGGTAGTTGGAATGAACAGTCAAATTCTtataacgaaaaaatggaaattgCAGATTTATCAACTGAGTTAAAAGACAATAGTTATAAATCTGAAACACAGTATTCTGATATGTCGGAATTTGAAGAACAATTCTTACACGCATTTGCTATAATTGTTTACGAATGTGTAATAAAAGACAAAGTGAGTCTTCTTCCCTTGTGGGTGACTTTGCTGAaaagtttggagatttcagaaaaAGAACCAAACAGTTTTTCTATATGGCAAATAAAACTTGTTTCATCTTATATGTTGGAAAAACCTTGTACAGAAAATAGAAATCCACTGCTTAGTGCAGAGAGTGTACTTGCAATTCAACAAAAAATTTCCTTTATTATGGACAGCTGGGAACATGGTAATTATTAAAATGGACACTAATTTAATACTAATGCTAatgctaataataattttttatattacagaATTAACGCCATATATTAATTCTTATCTAACTACGGGAAGTATTCAAGGTGACATAACATTATTACGAAAAATGTGctcatattttgtattttatgataTACCCCATAAAATGGATTACCAAACAGTCCGTaagttttttactttatttacagatatatttttatactggtatttacattattattattatcattactaTAATGCtattattgtttccctttttAGTGACATTGTTATTAAAACCGGAAAATAGATTTAAAATATCTAATATTACCCTatgtaaattgtataaaatattaaaatcgtaTTAGTTAGGTTAGTATCTCTTCAagcaattgaaattaattttgtgtaatGTATTTGAATAGatcattgaattaaattatatttatatttcatcatGGAAAAATGTGGAGAACATAGACTGATTTTCATCAATCTGTTTTGTTGTACAATACATatagttaaataaattagtagGAATATTTATCCATAACATGTAAATAAGTTAACAGTTATATtaatggaaaattaatttattattttatacattgtaATAAATAGCgtttattgtataaaataatctaaaatacaattttaccgtttttatatgtacatatatacatattatataagtATCTTTACAAAAGATGTCAAGTCTTtgtatgttaatttttatttggtactaaaaatattgaattgcaTCTGTAATAAATGATACTTCAATGATATTTCAGGCCAATGAGTGATACCttaaataacattaatttataggaataaatatttttaaaatcgatTTGAATTTACAGTCTCAATAATAAAGTTGTACCTATTTTCAACGTTTTTATCCTAAACTTTATCTAGAAATTAAACTTCGTCTTCTATAAAACTGTTCTTCATGTATAATTGGTGTACCACTTATAGTATATATTAAGTTATCAATCATTTCACCAACAAAAGTATAACAATATAAACAACCAACTAAAATACCTCCAAGATGTCCTACAAATGAAGACTGTGGGACTAAAAGATGGATCAATATCAATTCAACCCAAACAGCAATTTTACTAGGAACACGTAATCCCCCAACATCATGAATTCTATCTTGTTCCTCACAAACTACAATAACTTTTAATGCAAACAAAACAGCAGAGAATCCAATAGCACATTGGGTATAATATCCATAATCTCCAGTTAACTGCATTAAGGCATAACCCAAAGATGTATACATAGCACTGCACCCAAATGAAAGAACAGccaacaaaa
The nucleotide sequence above comes from Megachile rotundata isolate GNS110a chromosome 13, iyMegRotu1, whole genome shotgun sequence. Encoded proteins:
- the shtd gene encoding anaphase promoting complex subunit 1 isoform X1, whose protein sequence is MIAASEPVEYIPGGRQTILRHPESIVNQHTLSNQIEGDSILLQKFSRVNISEGLPREFWIVRENDTCGEEELYCSGKIAIHSKGNQTTRVLQTSYTCETDIKHALWCKFHANIPDRSSKAKEIEEEENDNKTVECICLIDSYTLKVFSETGEDYVSSLQFQVSAVWPTKYGILLEKTQVPVTEISRYMPLDGNRLQSHNDINLPIAFSLMHPLDEICPVLIKHGNISYMYDSNQQILFTSSEPSLAVIYDAKTGLHSVYKIRKALAEECQIVCGSNDTTPSIFNHSSISSLNIGSNLSYNKNCTNKGHLSIFGVPNPQLSIGLGISNSPFSSRTSYTTTCSGGPSPSQQQQQHSRSQSPMATISRCQSPTHSAFSPLLGASGSSVMHHNRLHQAVMTTALSHTQNSPFGNFNNMQLQDIIIPSKPLYPEICLDHVWTENVGIPKDTASCRASKVFLSSDLVGQSYLCYLAPYRSQLFLVRLEKTNKQQQIIFGMVTSIVAKDAVNVPNLHMIATMDLANGVVLYSGVTCIGKLHVTGIFPNLTGCNYFLSSNNHKLGSPFPRRSSLISQNYVASHDIKFEEGLHLLSPVSGNCARPPILLENSLIDSNFLVLKETVGNKVTLEYGSKNYFRITLPTSSTSPLVTKCLQTLRSVLQKDLAMQLLVKWYGARNAPGPQDFSPEQEWCLFLIVLFTLLGYEVEKLQLIQKHEKDQLAERNSPMVVPKKQKTNNSGSSDDWKYMINLVKGGSSQTFISNILGLQKTSSTFQMSIPNSVESNNAGKINVQSILFPYFPLVLFSLHLLYEELKLNSVMSESLPLLAQLLYQLSSDLRFDMYTHHYFVDFPSICQLNFSSQIKEADLQKITIPNYIPSKPPNIFETLNNLLNCVEVAPFPYLSQVNQKTKNIIYLMALIANENKTNILEIDKFVKHIISIGSRIDFQEGGNKYERELLKKIEYPAIDRIVLLYHEMGMNKKDLETLPPGVSLVLKDVMHRCRERPPSNWPMQAYELVDRQDLAALDKHIQSSASNQHMENEGKNYSIKDPEQDDGMEFDDAVLKLRFNKDHRIAEVRKLLNSSKPVRIAIVQRPDVSDHEFIEEQEKHLHALCTRTMALPVARGMFTLRTSTPIITEQLPIPRLCLTGKAPPRGTTIELAHIDVPPNMNLWPLFHNGVAAGLRIHPDASNIDSTWIVYNKQQQGEFGIEHSGFLMALGLNGHLKNLAPLSMYEYLVECHEATSVGLLLGLSATHRGTMNVSMTKLLSLHVETLLPPTSIELNVQQNVQVAALMGVGLVYQGTAHRHISHALLSEIGRPPGPEMKNCVDRESYSLAAGLALGLVVLRCGSGSDLANIPDTLHYYMVGGHVRPFTGAQKDKYKSPSYQIREGDSINIDVTSPGATIALGLMYFNTGNRAVAEWMQAPDTQYLLDFVRPDFLLLRILAKSLILWDEIEPTKSWVSSHVPNIVYKYRLQKPTSEIAQSVDLETMNQAYCNIIAGACMALGLKYAGTANKNAFKTLYNYAQMFTALSHKTIAELAGKSTIETCLNVTLLSAAVVMAGTGNLEIMRICRHIRTRVGPASSVVTYGSHLATHMALGLLFLGGGKYTLSNSPSAVAALIISLFPKFPTHSNDNRYHLQALRHLYVLAAEPRVILPRDIDSGQYCYAMVHLTFASEKEAEGQDVVLQAPCLLPQLCNINKLELKDDRYWEIVFEKNHNWQQLESVLKNCEPLSVKQRAGCLPYIEDPHGFRSLIAQTLTTENVIAWAARPECVTSFTNDKTVLNIVKYFLQWPKKEKIKTENKLKMQSHGSLGKSSSGYLTQSLSDTSEKISGSWNEQSNSYNEKMEIADLSTELKDNSYKSETQYSDMSEFEEQFLHAFAIIVYECVIKDKVSLLPLWVTLLKSLEISEKEPNSFSIWQIKLVSSYMLEKPCTENRNPLLSAESVLAIQQKISFIMDSWEHELTPYINSYLTTGSIQGDITLLRKMCSYFVFYDIPHKMDYQTVLTLLLKPENRFKISNITLCKLYKILKSY
- the shtd gene encoding anaphase promoting complex subunit 1 isoform X3; its protein translation is MIAASEPVEYIPGGRQTILRHPESIVNQHTLSNQIEGDSILLQKFSRVNISEGLPREFWIVRENDTCGEEELYCSGKIAIHSKGNQTTRVLQTSYTCETDIKHALWCKFHANIPDRSSKAKEIEEEENDNKTVECICLIDSYTLKVFSETGEDYVSSLQFQVSAVWPTKYGILLEKTQVPVTEISRYMPLDGNRLQSHNDINLPIAFSLMHPLDEICPVLIKHGNISYMYDSNQQILFTSSEPSLAVIYDAKTGLHSVYKIRKALAEECQIVCGSNDTTPSIFNHSSISSLNIGSNLSYNKNCTNKGHLSIFGVPNPQLSIGLGISNSPFSSRTSYTTTCSGGPSPSQQQQQHSRSQSPMATISRCQSPTHSAFSPLLGASGSSVMHHNRLHQAVMTTALSHTQNSPFGNFNNMQLQDIIIPSKPLYPEICLDHVWTENVGIPKDTASCRASKVFLSSDLVGQSYLCYLAPYRSQLFLVRLEKTNKQQQIIFGMVTSIVAKDAVNVPNLHMIATMDLANGVVLYSGVTCIGKLHVTGIFPNLTGCNYFLSSNNHKLGSPFPRRSSLISQNYVASHDIKFEEGLHLLSPVSGNCARPPILLENSLIDSNFLVLKETVGNKVTLEYGSKNYFRITLPTSSTSPLVTKCLQTLRSVLQKDLAMQLLVKWYGARNAPGPQDFSPEQEWCLFLIVLFTLLGYEVEKLQLIQKHEKDQLAERNSPMVVPKKQKTNNSGSSDDWKYMINLVKGGSSQTFISNILGLQKTSSTFQMSIPNSVESNNAGKINVQSILFPYFPLVLFSLHLLYEELKLNSVMSESLPLLAQLLYQLSSDLRFDMYTHHYFVDFPSICQLNFSSQIKEADLQKITIPNYIPSKPPNIFETLNNLLNCVEVAPFPYLSQVNQKTKNIIYLMALIANENKTNILEIDKFVKHIISIGSRIDFQEGGNKYERELLKKIEYPAIDRIVLLYHEMGMNKKDLETLPPGVSLVLKDVMHRCRERPPSNWPMQAYELVDRQDLAALDKHIQSSASNQHMENEGKNYSIKDPEQDDGMEFDDAVLKLRFNKDHRIAEVRKLLNSSKPVRIAIVQRPDVSDHEFIEEQEKHLHALCTRTMALPVARGMFTLRTSTPIITEQLPIPRLCLTGKAPPRGTTIELAHIDVPPNMNLWPLFHNGVAAGLRIHPDASNIDSTWIVYNKQQQGEFGIEHSGFLMALGLNGHLKNLAPLSMYEYLVECHEATSVGLLLGLSATHRGTMNVSMTKLLSLHVETLLPPTSIELNVQQNVQVAALMGVGLVYQGTAHRHISHALLSEIGRPPGPEMKNCVDRESYSLAAGLALGLVVLRCGSGSDLANIPDTLHYYMVGGHVRPFTGAQKDKYKSPSYQIREGDSINIDVTSPGATIALGLMYFNTGNRAVAEWMQAPDTQYLLDFVRPDFLLLRILAKSLILWDEIEPTKSWVSSHVPNIVYKYRLQKPTSEIAQSVDLETMNQAYCNIIAGACMALGLKYAGTANKNAFKTLYNYAQMFTALSHKTIAELAGKSTIETCLNVTLLSAAVVMAGTGNLEIMRICRHIRTRVGPASSVVTYGSHLATHMALGLLFLGGGKYTLSNSPSAVAALIISLFPKFPTHSNDNRYHLQALRHLYVLAAEPRVILPRDIDSGQYCYAMVHLTFASEKEAEGQDVVLQAPCLLPQLCNINKLELKDDRYWEIVFEKNHNWQQLESVLKNCEPLSVKQRAGCLPYIEDPHGFRSLIAQTLTTENVIAWAARPECVTSFTNDKTVLNIVKYFLQWPKKEKIKTENKLKMQSHGSLDLSTELKDNSYKSETQYSDMSEFEEQFLHAFAIIVYECVIKDKVSLLPLWVTLLKSLEISEKEPNSFSIWQIKLVSSYMLEKPCTENRNPLLSAESVLAIQQKISFIMDSWEHELTPYINSYLTTGSIQGDITLLRKMCSYFVFYDIPHKMDYQTVLTLLLKPENRFKISNITLCKLYKILKSY
- the shtd gene encoding anaphase promoting complex subunit 1 isoform X2, whose translation is MIAASEPVEYIPGGRQTILRHPESIVNQHTLSNQIEGDSILLQKFSRVNISEGLPREFWIVRENDTCGEEELYCSGKIAIHSKGNQTTRVLQTSYTCETDIKHALWCKFHANIPDRSSKAKEIEEEENDNKTVECICLIDSYTLKVFSETGEDYVSSLQFQVSAVWPTKYGILLEKTQVPVTEIRYMPLDGNRLQSHNDINLPIAFSLMHPLDEICPVLIKHGNISYMYDSNQQILFTSSEPSLAVIYDAKTGLHSVYKIRKALAEECQIVCGSNDTTPSIFNHSSISSLNIGSNLSYNKNCTNKGHLSIFGVPNPQLSIGLGISNSPFSSRTSYTTTCSGGPSPSQQQQQHSRSQSPMATISRCQSPTHSAFSPLLGASGSSVMHHNRLHQAVMTTALSHTQNSPFGNFNNMQLQDIIIPSKPLYPEICLDHVWTENVGIPKDTASCRASKVFLSSDLVGQSYLCYLAPYRSQLFLVRLEKTNKQQQIIFGMVTSIVAKDAVNVPNLHMIATMDLANGVVLYSGVTCIGKLHVTGIFPNLTGCNYFLSSNNHKLGSPFPRRSSLISQNYVASHDIKFEEGLHLLSPVSGNCARPPILLENSLIDSNFLVLKETVGNKVTLEYGSKNYFRITLPTSSTSPLVTKCLQTLRSVLQKDLAMQLLVKWYGARNAPGPQDFSPEQEWCLFLIVLFTLLGYEVEKLQLIQKHEKDQLAERNSPMVVPKKQKTNNSGSSDDWKYMINLVKGGSSQTFISNILGLQKTSSTFQMSIPNSVESNNAGKINVQSILFPYFPLVLFSLHLLYEELKLNSVMSESLPLLAQLLYQLSSDLRFDMYTHHYFVDFPSICQLNFSSQIKEADLQKITIPNYIPSKPPNIFETLNNLLNCVEVAPFPYLSQVNQKTKNIIYLMALIANENKTNILEIDKFVKHIISIGSRIDFQEGGNKYERELLKKIEYPAIDRIVLLYHEMGMNKKDLETLPPGVSLVLKDVMHRCRERPPSNWPMQAYELVDRQDLAALDKHIQSSASNQHMENEGKNYSIKDPEQDDGMEFDDAVLKLRFNKDHRIAEVRKLLNSSKPVRIAIVQRPDVSDHEFIEEQEKHLHALCTRTMALPVARGMFTLRTSTPIITEQLPIPRLCLTGKAPPRGTTIELAHIDVPPNMNLWPLFHNGVAAGLRIHPDASNIDSTWIVYNKQQQGEFGIEHSGFLMALGLNGHLKNLAPLSMYEYLVECHEATSVGLLLGLSATHRGTMNVSMTKLLSLHVETLLPPTSIELNVQQNVQVAALMGVGLVYQGTAHRHISHALLSEIGRPPGPEMKNCVDRESYSLAAGLALGLVVLRCGSGSDLANIPDTLHYYMVGGHVRPFTGAQKDKYKSPSYQIREGDSINIDVTSPGATIALGLMYFNTGNRAVAEWMQAPDTQYLLDFVRPDFLLLRILAKSLILWDEIEPTKSWVSSHVPNIVYKYRLQKPTSEIAQSVDLETMNQAYCNIIAGACMALGLKYAGTANKNAFKTLYNYAQMFTALSHKTIAELAGKSTIETCLNVTLLSAAVVMAGTGNLEIMRICRHIRTRVGPASSVVTYGSHLATHMALGLLFLGGGKYTLSNSPSAVAALIISLFPKFPTHSNDNRYHLQALRHLYVLAAEPRVILPRDIDSGQYCYAMVHLTFASEKEAEGQDVVLQAPCLLPQLCNINKLELKDDRYWEIVFEKNHNWQQLESVLKNCEPLSVKQRAGCLPYIEDPHGFRSLIAQTLTTENVIAWAARPECVTSFTNDKTVLNIVKYFLQWPKKEKIKTENKLKMQSHGSLGKSSSGYLTQSLSDTSEKISGSWNEQSNSYNEKMEIADLSTELKDNSYKSETQYSDMSEFEEQFLHAFAIIVYECVIKDKVSLLPLWVTLLKSLEISEKEPNSFSIWQIKLVSSYMLEKPCTENRNPLLSAESVLAIQQKISFIMDSWEHELTPYINSYLTTGSIQGDITLLRKMCSYFVFYDIPHKMDYQTVLTLLLKPENRFKISNITLCKLYKILKSY
- the LOC100877570 gene encoding rhomboid-related protein 4 — protein: MRPIQRRQQGLQYGIYLLCLQAINFGIDKIPPATLTSIILQVLLYIGLIKVPWNAEEVCISTIKIFKYRDWKSFIISNFEHGSDMHLYYNMVSLILKGSYLEPMYGTMNFVILLAVLSFGCSAMYTSLGYALMQLTGDYGYYTQCAIGFSAVLFALKVIVVCEEQDRIHDVGGLRVPSKIAVWVELILIHLLVPQSSFVGHLGGILVGCLYCYTFVGEMIDNLIYTISGTPIIHEEQFYRRRSLISR